A window of Sutcliffiella cohnii contains these coding sequences:
- a CDS encoding DsbA family oxidoreductase has protein sequence MKIEVWSDYVCPFCYIGKRRLEQALQTFPQKDKVEVTFKSFELQPHLPSDPNVSVHEMLAKKMGATIEQAKSMNEQVIQSAASVGLAYNFDSMKQVNTLDAHRLVKFAEQRGKAAELTERLLSAHFIESQFLGANETLISLAEEVGLDRDEVQQVLASNAHLEEVRQDQVEGQQLGVQGVPFFVFNRKYAISGAQPLEVFTQTLTKVWEEENGATPLQQVQSTTGATCTDDGCEIPEK, from the coding sequence TTGAAAATAGAAGTATGGTCAGATTATGTTTGTCCGTTCTGTTATATAGGAAAGCGTCGTTTAGAACAAGCACTACAAACTTTTCCACAAAAAGACAAGGTGGAAGTAACATTTAAAAGCTTTGAGTTACAACCTCATCTCCCAAGTGACCCTAATGTATCCGTTCATGAAATGTTGGCGAAAAAAATGGGCGCTACTATCGAGCAAGCGAAATCAATGAATGAACAAGTTATCCAGAGCGCAGCATCGGTTGGATTAGCGTACAATTTTGATTCAATGAAACAAGTGAATACGTTAGATGCTCACCGTCTCGTGAAATTTGCAGAGCAACGTGGAAAAGCTGCGGAACTAACAGAGCGACTATTAAGTGCTCACTTCATTGAATCTCAATTCCTCGGGGCAAATGAAACATTAATCTCATTAGCGGAAGAAGTTGGCTTAGACCGCGATGAAGTGCAACAAGTTCTTGCTAGTAACGCTCACTTAGAGGAAGTGCGTCAAGACCAAGTAGAAGGTCAACAGCTTGGCGTGCAAGGAGTACCATTTTTCGTATTTAATCGAAAGTATGCTATTTCCGGCGCACAACCGTTAGAAGTCTTCACGCAAACATTAACTAAAGTTTGGGAAGAAGAGAACGGTGCTACTCCATTACAGCAGGTACAATCAACTACGGGTGCTACTTGTACCGACGATGGGTGCGAAATTCCGGAAAAGTAA
- a CDS encoding DUF3231 family protein: MELYRRVVDVMLAKGIYRKPPRVNPPSEIDFIDSQNYLTGWFGHHRPLSVVEISGLSYNMVKVIIKVVLEIGFAQVCQSKDVQKYFLKGKELCEKQFSILSSILSKDDLASPSSWVSEITSSTTPPYSDKLMLNHIVILVAAAIGYFGAGASVSQRRDLSVEYTRLMGQVGLYAEDGAELLIKHGWLEQPPLADDRQKLIKKK; the protein is encoded by the coding sequence ATGGAGTTATATAGACGAGTTGTTGATGTAATGTTAGCAAAAGGTATTTATCGAAAGCCACCACGAGTAAATCCACCTTCCGAAATAGATTTCATTGACAGTCAAAACTATTTAACTGGATGGTTTGGCCATCATCGCCCATTAAGTGTCGTCGAAATAAGTGGTTTAAGCTACAATATGGTAAAAGTAATTATAAAAGTTGTTTTAGAAATTGGTTTTGCACAAGTATGTCAGTCGAAAGATGTACAAAAATATTTCCTTAAAGGAAAAGAATTGTGTGAAAAGCAATTTAGTATTTTAAGCTCAATCCTTTCAAAGGATGATTTAGCATCTCCTTCTTCATGGGTATCAGAAATAACAAGCTCCACTACTCCTCCATACTCAGACAAGCTGATGTTAAATCATATTGTTATTTTAGTTGCTGCTGCTATTGGCTATTTCGGAGCAGGGGCATCTGTTTCACAAAGAAGAGATCTTTCCGTGGAGTATACTCGTCTCATGGGACAAGTTGGTTTATATGCCGAAGATGGAGCCGAATTGCTAATCAAACATGGTTGGCTGGAGCAACCGCCTCTTGCTGATGACCGTCAAAAGCTCATAAAGAAAAAGTAG
- a CDS encoding DUF3231 family protein yields MKRYNHNVELTSAEMANLWTQYINDSMSVCFLTHSVKVAKDKDMKEVLEFALRIAEDHIEKITHFFEQENIPIPKGFTVEEDVNLEAPALFTDTFMMVYMHVMTLLGLTGYAGAVATSTRADQIFYLCNVIRKRWSYIDELLM; encoded by the coding sequence ATGAAACGCTATAATCACAATGTCGAACTTACTTCTGCTGAAATGGCAAATTTGTGGACTCAATATATTAATGATTCGATGTCGGTATGTTTTCTTACCCATTCCGTCAAGGTGGCCAAAGATAAGGATATGAAAGAAGTACTCGAGTTTGCACTTCGTATCGCAGAAGACCATATTGAAAAAATTACGCATTTTTTTGAACAAGAGAATATCCCCATACCTAAAGGTTTTACGGTGGAGGAAGATGTTAATTTAGAAGCTCCAGCTCTATTTACCGATACGTTTATGATGGTGTATATGCACGTAATGACATTACTAGGTTTAACAGGTTACGCAGGAGCTGTTGCTACTTCAACACGTGCTGACCAAATTTTTTATTTGTGCAATGTAATAAGGAAACGATGGAGTTATATAGACGAGTTGTTGATGTAA
- a CDS encoding ArsR/SmtB family transcription factor — protein MAAAKHDVFQAIADPTRRDVLRLLAYNELPISEITSHFPISRTAVVKHLHILSEASLVTSRKVGREKRYTLQPETLTEVNEWLSFFEQFWDNKMSILQHLVENEDTENEPLSLLKEQKK, from the coding sequence GTGGCTGCTGCTAAGCACGATGTATTTCAAGCAATTGCTGATCCAACTAGGAGAGACGTATTGCGTTTACTAGCTTACAATGAACTTCCTATTTCTGAAATTACATCGCATTTTCCAATAAGTCGAACTGCTGTCGTCAAGCATCTGCACATCCTTTCCGAAGCTAGCTTAGTAACGAGCAGAAAAGTTGGCAGGGAAAAACGATATACACTACAGCCAGAAACTTTAACGGAAGTGAATGAATGGCTCAGCTTTTTCGAGCAATTTTGGGATAATAAAATGTCCATTCTACAGCATCTAGTCGAGAATGAAGATACAGAAAATGAACCATTGTCCTTATTAAAGGAGCAAAAGAAGTGA
- a CDS encoding SRPBCC family protein encodes MQKIQDIVKTAIFDAPIQKVWEKVSSAEGISTWFMPNDFEPRVGHVFHIQSPFGPSPCKVIEVEEPNKISFSWDTDGWIVTFLLKEVEEKTEFTLIHSGWKTADTVITKPNEDSAVIRNRMNNGWEDIVHAKLRKVVEG; translated from the coding sequence ATGCAAAAAATCCAAGATATCGTGAAAACAGCAATTTTTGATGCCCCTATTCAAAAAGTTTGGGAAAAAGTCTCTTCTGCAGAAGGAATCAGTACTTGGTTTATGCCAAATGATTTTGAGCCTAGAGTCGGACATGTATTTCATATTCAATCTCCATTCGGACCATCCCCTTGTAAAGTGATAGAAGTGGAGGAGCCAAATAAAATTTCTTTCTCTTGGGATACGGATGGCTGGATTGTTACATTTCTATTAAAAGAAGTCGAAGAAAAAACGGAATTCACCTTAATACATAGTGGCTGGAAAACAGCTGATACAGTTATTACGAAGCCTAATGAAGATAGTGCCGTCATTCGCAATCGCATGAATAATGGATGGGAAGATATCGTACATGCTAAGTTAAGAAAGGTAGTCGAAGGATAA
- a CDS encoding GGDEF domain-containing protein, protein MFYLPIVYGDFQFDMRFIPLVFLAYKWGWKHAIPALVIVSLWRLGIGGQGAVPGVIFGMMFPTLISLFMKWLKQTELKSLTLLIIITLSWLASDLPIIFFVPNGLQVFAEMSIYRLMTFLTTAFALHFFIVNAEKELYLRDRLTFYAEHDPLTGLNNIRHFEEKVKTYKTKQNKNRYIIMLDIDHFKSVNDEYGHLSGDMILKGFADIMLKKVSSYYKDDVFAGRYGGEEFIIFFATDSKEELMYFAESFRQEIENTEFITESKAIKKITVSLGISKFTESKSLYDIISEADEALYKSKRNGRNQVQYYAN, encoded by the coding sequence TTGTTTTATTTACCAATCGTTTACGGAGATTTTCAATTTGATATGCGGTTTATACCACTCGTTTTTTTAGCATATAAATGGGGATGGAAGCATGCAATTCCGGCGCTCGTCATCGTAAGTTTATGGCGATTAGGTATAGGAGGACAAGGAGCGGTTCCTGGAGTTATTTTTGGAATGATGTTTCCTACTTTAATTTCTCTGTTTATGAAATGGCTCAAGCAAACAGAATTAAAGTCTCTAACACTACTAATAATTATTACGTTGTCTTGGCTTGCATCAGACTTACCAATTATCTTTTTTGTTCCTAACGGTTTACAAGTTTTCGCAGAAATGTCTATTTATCGATTGATGACGTTTCTTACAACGGCTTTCGCGTTACACTTTTTTATCGTAAATGCAGAAAAGGAGCTTTATTTAAGAGATAGGCTTACGTTCTATGCAGAACATGATCCGTTAACTGGATTAAATAACATTCGACATTTTGAGGAGAAAGTAAAGACGTACAAGACGAAACAAAATAAAAATCGGTACATTATTATGTTAGATATTGATCATTTTAAGTCTGTTAATGATGAATATGGTCATTTAAGTGGCGATATGATTTTAAAAGGCTTTGCCGATATTATGTTGAAAAAAGTTTCCTCCTATTACAAAGATGACGTATTCGCCGGAAGATATGGAGGGGAGGAATTTATTATTTTCTTTGCAACAGATTCTAAAGAGGAACTCATGTATTTTGCAGAATCGTTTCGCCAAGAAATTGAAAATACAGAGTTTATAACAGAAAGTAAGGCGATTAAGAAAATAACGGTCTCATTAGGCATTTCCAAGTTTACTGAATCGAAAAGCTTATACGATATCATTTCTGAAGCGGATGAAGCGCTGTATAAATCGAAAAGAAATGGTAGAAATCAAGTTCAATATTACGCAAATTAA
- a CDS encoding DUF421 domain-containing protein, which translates to MDLHFIWKSFVIVFGGILILRLAGRKSISQLTVAQTVLMVAVGSLIIQPVGDRSIWITMLITLLLVLFLIVVEYIVLKSDKLETFFYGKSIIVVENGTIIDKNLAKIRLTVDMLEVRLRQQGVQNISDLQWATIESNGQIGYLLKPEKQYATKEDIQKLLALFQANEQNITNSTNNLFTEVKNKIHKEEPPTHLK; encoded by the coding sequence TTGGATTTGCACTTTATTTGGAAATCATTTGTTATTGTTTTTGGCGGCATTTTAATTTTACGTTTAGCTGGTAGAAAGTCGATTTCACAATTAACTGTCGCACAAACAGTTTTAATGGTAGCTGTTGGGTCACTAATTATACAGCCAGTAGGTGATAGAAGTATATGGATTACGATGTTGATTACTTTATTACTAGTCCTTTTTTTAATTGTGGTGGAATATATCGTATTGAAGTCTGACAAACTAGAAACATTTTTTTACGGGAAATCCATTATAGTCGTTGAAAATGGAACCATTATTGATAAAAACTTAGCGAAGATTCGGTTAACTGTTGACATGTTAGAGGTTAGATTGCGGCAGCAAGGAGTGCAAAACATCAGCGACTTGCAATGGGCAACGATTGAATCAAATGGTCAAATTGGCTATTTGTTAAAGCCTGAAAAACAGTATGCAACGAAAGAAGATATTCAAAAGTTACTAGCTCTTTTCCAAGCAAACGAACAAAATATCACGAATAGCACTAATAATCTTTTTACGGAAGTGAAGAACAAAATACATAAAGAAGAACCCCCAACACATTTAAAATGA
- a CDS encoding voltage-gated chloride channel family protein, which translates to MNIAYRTLMATLIKWIFFGTIIGIIIGSTTALLLTTNDMLGETRENNSWLIFFLPLGGIVIGFMYMNFGKSFGNDSAKGNNLVIEGVHGKAKVLKRMGPLVYIGTFITVLLGGSTGREGAAIQMGGSVSQAVNQFFKVSILDKKILIMSGISAGFGAAFGTPITGAVFGMEMVALGKMKYKVLVPCLVASFVGHYVTEKGWGVEHETFIIKTVPESSFATYGKVIVVAIIFSLLSVLYSQLRHGIQRISEKYTKKNHMVRAFVGGVLIVILFLIIGSQDYNGRGLDMLEQSFKEDVPPFAFIAKLIFTAITMGTGFVGGEAIPLFFMGATLGNTLSEFIHLPLSFLAGLGMIATFCGGANTPIAAFLLAVEMFDGKGIEFFFVACLVSYIFSGHHGLWPSQKIFEPKSRLYNIEDGLSIEDVEKKKRHKK; encoded by the coding sequence ATGAATATAGCTTATAGAACTTTAATGGCTACATTAATTAAATGGATATTTTTCGGAACAATAATCGGCATTATCATTGGTTCCACAACAGCGCTTCTGTTAACGACCAATGATATGTTAGGAGAGACTCGAGAGAACAACTCATGGCTAATCTTTTTTCTTCCTCTAGGTGGGATTGTAATTGGCTTTATGTATATGAATTTTGGAAAAAGTTTTGGCAATGATTCTGCAAAAGGAAACAATTTAGTAATTGAAGGTGTGCATGGGAAAGCGAAAGTTCTTAAAAGGATGGGGCCGCTTGTTTACATAGGAACGTTTATAACTGTCCTATTAGGAGGATCGACAGGACGTGAAGGGGCAGCTATTCAAATGGGTGGAAGTGTTTCTCAAGCAGTAAACCAGTTTTTTAAAGTTTCCATTCTTGATAAAAAAATTTTGATCATGAGCGGTATTAGTGCTGGCTTTGGAGCAGCGTTTGGGACACCGATAACAGGCGCTGTGTTCGGTATGGAAATGGTAGCGTTAGGTAAAATGAAGTATAAAGTGTTAGTGCCTTGTTTAGTAGCTAGCTTTGTCGGTCACTATGTTACAGAAAAGGGCTGGGGAGTAGAACACGAAACGTTTATTATAAAAACGGTACCAGAATCGTCTTTTGCAACATATGGAAAAGTAATAGTAGTAGCCATTATTTTTAGTTTATTAAGTGTTTTGTATAGTCAATTACGGCACGGAATTCAAAGGATTTCCGAAAAATATACGAAGAAGAATCATATGGTAAGGGCGTTCGTTGGTGGAGTACTCATTGTCATTTTATTTTTAATAATCGGTTCACAAGATTATAATGGCCGAGGCTTGGATATGTTAGAGCAGTCGTTTAAAGAGGATGTACCACCATTTGCCTTTATAGCAAAATTAATTTTCACTGCCATTACGATGGGGACAGGCTTTGTAGGTGGAGAAGCCATTCCTCTATTTTTCATGGGAGCTACGTTAGGGAATACGTTATCGGAATTTATCCATTTACCATTGTCGTTTCTTGCGGGGTTAGGGATGATTGCTACCTTTTGTGGTGGAGCGAATACACCAATTGCAGCATTCCTATTAGCTGTTGAAATGTTTGACGGGAAGGGAATAGAATTTTTCTTCGTTGCATGTCTTGTAAGTTATATATTCTCTGGGCATCATGGCTTATGGCCATCGCAAAAAATCTTTGAACCGAAAAGTAGGCTATACAATATTGAAGACGGTCTATCGATTGAGGATGTGGAGAAAAAGAAACGACATAAAAAATGA
- a CDS encoding ABC transporter ATP-binding protein, with protein sequence MEKIIEVRGVSKQYTKRKTKEIVTAVNNVSFDVHRGEVLGLLGPNGAGKTSTIKMICGLLQADAGSIHINGLDINKKRLKALRHISAVLEGNRNLYWRLTVKENLEYFAGNRGRSRKEVIEEVDKLLEQFHLKEKENELVQGLSRGMQQKLAIAVSLLANTEVILLDEPTLGLDVEISYELREILKQIVKEENRTIIISSHDMPVVQELCDRTIIINKGTVVVDEKVENLLNLFQTKAYSIKLGERLNSRQKEELLLTFPLSTYTENSLQAIVDVNLERSEDIYKLFDIFKMEATLVESIDRTTIDFEQVFLQIVKGEKQYAIV encoded by the coding sequence GTGGAAAAAATAATTGAAGTTCGCGGGGTTAGTAAGCAGTATACGAAACGAAAAACGAAAGAAATAGTAACAGCGGTTAATAATGTTTCATTTGATGTTCATCGTGGGGAAGTACTAGGATTGTTAGGACCGAATGGTGCAGGAAAAACATCGACGATTAAGATGATATGTGGATTGCTACAGGCGGATGCGGGATCTATTCATATTAATGGATTAGATATAAATAAAAAAAGATTAAAAGCGTTACGCCATATTAGTGCAGTACTAGAAGGAAACCGAAACTTATACTGGCGTTTAACGGTTAAAGAGAATTTAGAATATTTTGCAGGTAATAGAGGTCGGTCACGGAAAGAAGTGATAGAAGAGGTAGACAAATTATTAGAGCAGTTCCACTTAAAAGAGAAGGAAAATGAACTAGTACAAGGATTATCACGTGGAATGCAGCAAAAACTTGCGATTGCCGTTTCGTTATTAGCGAATACGGAAGTAATTTTATTAGATGAGCCTACATTAGGATTAGATGTTGAAATTAGTTACGAGCTGCGCGAAATATTAAAGCAAATTGTTAAAGAAGAAAACCGAACGATTATTATAAGCTCGCACGATATGCCGGTAGTTCAAGAATTATGTGATCGAACGATTATTATTAATAAAGGTACAGTCGTTGTGGATGAAAAAGTGGAGAACTTGCTTAACTTGTTTCAAACGAAAGCATATTCTATTAAACTAGGTGAACGTCTTAATAGTAGGCAAAAAGAAGAGTTGTTACTGACTTTTCCATTAAGCACCTACACTGAAAACAGTCTTCAAGCGATTGTAGATGTAAATTTAGAGCGAAGTGAAGATATTTATAAACTGTTCGACATTTTTAAGATGGAAGCAACACTTGTCGAAAGCATTGACCGGACAACGATAGATTTCGAACAAGTATTTTTGCAAATCGTGAAGGGGGAGAAGCAATATGCAATTGTATAA
- a CDS encoding ABC transporter permease — MQLYNVLTSNVKKEYIELKRYLPNTIALLLTFYIIFLGAFFGVMFVGDPASFESNVQYSIVSIVFWGLTMTTMNFIGYAIITEAMRGTLEQLYMSPMGVWRIMLTRMIGQFVLQSFIMIILLFAAMLTSGQWLNLNPLTTIPIIFITMISMFGVSFMIAGLAIIVKQIQAFLQIFQFVLMALVFVPLSVAPYLAFAPFVKGVDMVRTVMLENRGLTEFLWTDYAVLIANSLVYFIVGLIVFHRCERIAMKKGLLGQY; from the coding sequence ATGCAATTGTATAATGTACTTACCTCCAATGTGAAAAAAGAATATATCGAGTTGAAGCGGTATTTGCCGAATACAATAGCCCTATTATTAACATTTTACATTATTTTTCTAGGTGCATTTTTTGGTGTCATGTTTGTAGGAGATCCAGCATCTTTTGAATCAAATGTTCAATATTCTATCGTTAGTATTGTTTTTTGGGGCTTAACGATGACGACGATGAATTTTATCGGATACGCCATTATTACCGAGGCGATGAGAGGTACACTTGAACAGCTATATATGTCTCCGATGGGTGTTTGGAGGATTATGCTCACGAGAATGATTGGGCAATTCGTGTTGCAATCGTTCATTATGATTATCTTATTGTTTGCGGCAATGTTAACATCTGGACAATGGTTAAATTTAAATCCACTAACAACGATACCGATTATTTTCATTACGATGATTAGTATGTTTGGCGTAAGTTTTATGATTGCAGGCCTAGCAATTATTGTGAAACAAATTCAAGCGTTCCTACAAATCTTTCAATTTGTTTTAATGGCTCTCGTATTTGTTCCATTATCTGTAGCACCATATTTAGCATTCGCTCCATTCGTCAAAGGGGTAGATATGGTACGAACAGTCATGTTAGAAAATAGAGGGTTAACGGAATTTTTATGGACGGATTATGCAGTCTTAATCGCAAATTCTTTAGTTTACTTCATTGTCGGCCTCATCGTGTTTCATCGTTGTGAAAGAATAGCGATGAAAAAAGGATTACTTGGGCAGTATTAA
- a CDS encoding aldo/keto reductase, which translates to MNYVTLNNGLKMPQLGFGVWQVADDEATAAVKKAIEVGYRSIDTAMIYKNEVGVGKAIKESSVPREELFITTKVWNSDQGYENTLRAFDESLERLGLDYVDLYLIHWPTPQFDQYVDTYKALEKLYHDGRVKAIGVCNFEIEHLERLLNECEVTPVLNQIECHPYLSQNELKEFCEKHNIFVEAWSPLEQGGEVLKDEVVQQIAEAHQKSPAQVVLRWHLQNNTIVIPKSVTPSRIEENFNVFDFELSLDEMKKINAINKDRRRGKHPNEMNVR; encoded by the coding sequence ATGAATTATGTTACATTAAACAACGGTTTGAAAATGCCTCAGCTTGGATTCGGTGTATGGCAAGTAGCGGATGACGAAGCGACTGCTGCTGTTAAAAAAGCGATTGAAGTAGGGTATCGATCAATTGATACAGCTATGATTTATAAAAATGAAGTAGGCGTTGGGAAAGCGATAAAAGAATCTTCCGTACCTCGTGAAGAGTTATTTATTACAACAAAAGTATGGAATAGTGATCAAGGGTATGAAAATACGCTACGTGCTTTTGATGAAAGCTTAGAAAGGTTAGGTCTTGATTATGTAGATTTATACTTAATCCATTGGCCAACACCACAATTTGATCAGTACGTTGATACATATAAAGCGTTAGAGAAGCTTTACCATGATGGTCGCGTGAAAGCAATTGGAGTATGTAACTTTGAAATTGAACATTTAGAGCGTCTTTTAAACGAATGTGAAGTAACTCCAGTTTTAAATCAAATTGAGTGTCATCCATACCTTTCACAAAATGAATTAAAAGAATTCTGTGAGAAACATAATATTTTTGTAGAAGCATGGAGTCCACTAGAGCAAGGTGGAGAAGTGTTAAAAGATGAAGTCGTTCAGCAAATTGCCGAAGCACATCAAAAGTCTCCTGCACAAGTAGTGTTACGTTGGCACTTACAAAATAACACGATCGTTATTCCTAAATCAGTAACACCTTCTCGAATCGAAGAAAACTTTAACGTGTTTGACTTTGAACTTTCTTTAGATGAGATGAAAAAAATAAATGCAATAAATAAAGATAGACGTAGAGGGAAACATCCGAACGAAATGAATGTTCGATAA